TGTAAGAATCTTCCAAGGTCTTACTCTCATCTTCAACTTCAGGAACAAATGGACTAAGAGCACGCTTGACAGTTGCCTCAAACTGACTATCAATATCCTCTTGCGGTCTGTCGATTTCTTCAATGACTGCTGCTTTACCATCAACCTTCGTAGTTTTAGCTGACGGAAGAGCTTCTGCTTTATCAGATCCCTTGGTACCCCAAGAAACATCGTGCCAATTACTGAAAGCGTACACCATGAGAATGTTGATGTAAGATGACATGAGCAACAAGTACGGTCCGAAAGAATGGAACATGTGCCATGGATCCATATACATGAAGGATGCAACGAAGTACAATCCAAATGTAGCAGCTAAAGCAAGAATAATGATACCAGCTCCGGAACTCGAACTATCTCCGAAGAAACTCTCAAAGAAATCTTTCGCACTACTAGTATCGAGACTATCTCCTGACGAGAAAGCACGAACGACCAGATACATGGATAGAACAAGGACGTAGAGATTGATAACACCAAAAACGACAAAGGAGACAATATAAGTAGCCTTGGATCCCTTAGGCCGATTACCAAGAGCCAGAATGAATTGAACGAGTAGGAATCCCAAGTAGAGATATTTCAGAATCGTGTTGATGATGGGGGTAGCAGTATCACCGAAAGGCCAGCCATGGTGAAGGGCAGTAGTGTCCGAAGCAGCAGTAGGGGTACCGACAAGATCCATAATAACAGTAGTAGTGAGCCAGAAAGAAGATAACATGAACCAACTGAGAAAGTTGGAGAAGACGTTGtataagaattgaatgtgCAAGAAGAACATGCGGACAATATTGTGACCACTCTTGTACCTGTAAAAAACGTTAGTTATTGAACCTCAGAATACGCCGTCACGAATAAACTTACATTCTGCCGAAATGCATGATGGAATACATTCCTGCTGCAAAGGAACCGTTAAGCCATCTTCTACGTTGACCAATGAATTCAGCAGCTCCTTCAGGTACATCAGTTTCTCCTTTAGCTGCCTTGATATAAGTCAAATGCCACTTGCTACCAGCCTTGGCTACAAGCTCGAAACAGAGAATTCTGTCCTCGGCCAAGAACATGTTCTTCTTGAAAATGTTCATTCCCTCGATACCCTTCTTTCCAAGAATCTTGGACAAAGTGTGATCTCCGTGGAAGTATTGTTCAAGAGGCCGTCCCATAATAGCTCGGAATCGGTATGCAGAGAAAGCTCCCGGCAACACACTGACATATCCGAAAGAACTCTCTAGAGGCTTGTCAAGAATGTTACTGATCTTATACTCGAAGTTTTGACCTGCAACAAGCGGGTTCAGAAGCTTTTTGCCTCCCTGTGTTTGCGTTAGCACATCTAGGTCAAAATAAAGCAGTAATTTTGTTTTACCTTTCCTAACATAGCGTGAATCTCTCCACAAGCACCTCCTAGATCTTTGTCGTTGTAGAAACCTTCCCACAAAGACAACAACGATTTAGGTCCTGGCTTCGTACCGGCATCCAAAAGGATGCAAACTTCGGGGTTAAGGAGACGACCAAATGCATTGAACAGCCATCTATGGGAATTAATCTTCTTTGTGTTCTTTGCCTTCAAGCAAAACATCATTTGCACCGGAGGAAGACAGTTGGCATCACCCTCGGTTGGGCGGATAAGTTGTTGACTGGCAGTAACCGAAAGTTGTGTTGTGTACTCGAAAACGTGAGCAACAGTCTCCtttccatcaacatctttcTTCATGACACCATCTTGGTAGATACCAATTGTAGCAAGAACATCGAGTGTGTCTTTGTCGCAAGGATCGATACCATCAAAAACAAGGCAGACAACAATTTTTTGCCATGCTGGTCCGCCGACATTCCAGAAATCAGATTTCTTGAGGTTGACAATATCACGGATGTTTTGCATGACACCGTGAAGAGTACGTGCAGTCAACTGCTTGTCTTCGTTGTAATAGGTAACGGCAATGAGCAACTCAGTATGACGATTGTACATGGCAGGTCGTAGATTGTAACCATTTTTCAGAGTAAATTCATCGGGATCGCAAGTTGCAGCGGTGTAACGCATATGTGTGAATTCCTCGCTGCCACCCTCCAAATCATTTCTGTATTTTTGCTGAATTGCATTTTTGATAGCACTGGGTACTGGATGATCGACACTCAAGACGCTTCCCTGGACAAGCTTAACCTTTCTTGTAGCATAACGTTTGAGACCTCCAGCCTGAGGGGCTTGTCGTTGTCTCCATGCCTCTGTGGAGGTAGTCCCGGCTCTTGACAAAGGAGTGTCGGTTTGTGGGTATGGGTTATCTTCTAACTGCTCATTGTATGTGTGGGATGAGTTGTAATCGCTGCTGTATGGTTGTGGATCGTTCGCATACGTTTCTGTAAGACTGTAGGCAGAAACAGGTCTGACTGGAGGAGTATTCGCTCGAAGGCCTCCTTGGGAGTGAGAGTCGTAAGGGCTGTTGAATGGGCCGCCATGTCCTCCAGAATCGAGTAAAGGTAAAGctccttcctcttcatcttgagGGTGATGGTACTGCAAGAGTGATGGTTAGAGAAAGGTTTTCCACGATCTGCGAGATAAAAGAAGTCCTAGAACTTACGTTGCCCCCTCCAGGTGGAAGGTCTTGGAGCTTATGCTCATCATAGCCTCCGTTTCCAGAGTACGCCATGGTTGTAGAAAATAATCAAGAACCCCTTCTTGAGTGATCGAGATTATACAAATGTTAAGTGTAGTATCAATACTGACAAAATCTTTGAGATTTTATCAATACTTGATGGATGAGAAATGGAACAAAAGAGGAGTGTTGGTTGTGTCCAAGATTCAGAGGTATATTCTCGTATGGCGGTGTCAATCCGTGGGCTTCAGGAACGGACGGTCAGATAGATCGAATCGACCCTCTCCTTGGCAAGCGAAGCAAAAGAGTGAATGTAGTTCAACCCGAAATTCTTTATTCTGATTCACGAATAGAACACGCAGTCAAAATGTAAAGCACCAGCGATGGTACCAAGGTGTGGAagagaggatgagaagaagaagtcgaagaagaaaagaatggtgGATGaatcttctcctctcaaaAAGTGAAGTGGTGAAGTGGtgaagatatgaagaaaGGCTCCGAAAGGGTAATAAAAAAGCAACCCTGTTTCAGATTCTTGAAgtcaataaaaaaataggagggatggaatggattcCTTATGATTTAGTTTGTTGTCTTGGGCTCCGCTATTTTCAAATCCCTTCAATGATTTTTTGGTATTCGGAACCCTGAAAGCAACTGGAGAGTTCTTTACCGATTTTTGATCGTAAGCAAGGCGAAATGAGGTGGAATAAAGAGATTTGAACCaatgaaaagatggaaaggtGTTGCATCGGTGGACTGCCagaatcttattattattattattgtgaatgtgaatgtgaatgtgtgAAGATGGTGAATCTGTATGTTGACTGCGCCTCGCCTCGCCTTGGAAAGTTTATTGATTCTAATTGTAAATCTATATGCACCATCATTACCcatctccccatctccatgCTGCGGCTGGGTTTCATCCGTccaatcttcattcttgaCGTTCAAGAATTGCGTATACGTATCTACAACTGTCTCGTATTCTGGCAAACACGATGAAGGGACGAGGAAGGCTTGGATCGTGTCGACGCTCCTCTCCCAAGGTCTTCTCTTTGCCCCTTCACGGACTTGCTCGTACTTCACAACGCCTTCATGGCAGATGGCAGATGGCAGATGGAATATGGCATGTCGTGTAATATTAACTGTCTCCTGGGAAGAGTCGCGTTTACAGAGTACAATGCGATGAAGTGCAAGCTTAACCCCTTTAACCAGCGTCTTGGTCTGATAATCATGTGCGATCATTGGCTGTTCTTGCGCTTTGGTTTCAGCTGTTAGAGCTCACCTGCCTATGAAATGTCagatcaacaacatcacaaGTCTCGTACATCATCGTGTCGCATCAAGGGCTTTTCTCATTGGGGGGCGAGTGGCCATCGATCAACCACAGGGTCTTCTTCTTAGACTTCACTGCACATTTCATGAAATCATCGTTGTTCTCTCGCACCCAAACAAACAAGTCGTTGGCAGCGTCTGACAGAGTTACTCTGTACATTATCCAGCGCCACCGCTGCGGCTACTTCCCGAATGTCAGGTATTGCTCTGTCTATTAATAGACTGTGTGCTATTCTAGAAGAAGCTAATTAAATGGGGTAAAATACTAGACCGACCAAGGAAAGTTCCTGGATCTATGGACCGTGGGAATGAAGCTCTCATAAGGATAAGGATAAGGATTTGAATATGGACAGTAGAGTACTTCTTAGCTGCAGACTGTCAGTACGTAGTGTTGTGGATGTTGACAGCAGCTTCATCCCATGTTTGTCCACTGACTGTTGACTGCTTGTATCTCATtcatgatggatgatgcTTCATGCTTCATCTGCAGGTATAAAGTGGGAACATCCCAAAAGCGGGCAGGGGAGGAGAACGATTCAACAGCACGATAAATTCAGGGGAAAGTGTGGCCTGGGTTCTAAGGTATCACAAGCCTCCCGCGCAAATCGGTAGAGTGAAAATTCTGCTTTACGTGACCatcgaaaatgaagaagagcaCTCGAGTGCTTCTGGAGTACTGGGTGGTATCTATCCAATATGAGCGGACATCCTCACTACATTATGATCCAGAATCCAGTGTTTTGTAATTTCCTCGTCAACACGCACGGGTTACTGCTGTCTAACGGCAGGTCATTTTTACCGAAGCACCCTTTACTAGCTGCTTCAGATTTGGGGAGAAGATAACTTTCGTTCAATTTCCACTTGACAAATCCACACAATAGCAAGAGCAACGTCGAAGCATTAATACGTCAATGACTCCTGGAAACGTCTGATCTCTTGTTCAAAAAGTTCAGAGACCGCTTTTACGTCTGTGGTGTTTCATTCTTCCACAAACCACCCACGTCGATATCTTACAAACAACGATGCTCTGGGTTCTGGGTAGTACGATGGCACCGCAGACATTTCTAACTGGCTTGTTTGCTCACTGCAGATATTAGGATCTGAAATTCCAGAGCTATTGATCTACCAGACCAAGACGCGGGCCGCAAGGGGCATGATTAAAATTATCCGTATAATTTGCCAACGGCTGTGGATTTTACTGAACACACGCGGCGTATGCCCATCCCTCAATATAATTTACTCTCGCTGAAtcagaacagaacagaacagcACAGTCAAAGATGTCTGCCCAGTATTGTGCGGCTGTCAGTGATGCGGGCTGAAGCAAAAGGATGCAATAAATTGATAGAGCAAGCGATATCTAGGTAGGTCGCTCCAGAATGGCACAGCGTGAGTACCTCGTAGGTATTGAATGGCAGAGCAACGCACACGATAATACCTCTGGAGGCCTTGTAGGAGAGCACCGCAGACCACAATTCTTGCACTTTCTTTGGAATCCATGGCTCTTTCGTAGATACAtgaatatatgtatatatgtgcaTTATATGTACATGAGATATACGCAGAATGGTATTGCCTAGGCAACGTTGGCCAGTCTTTTCCTCCCGTTGCAtctgatttgtgatttgtcAATCGGAACTGCAGAGTTTTGCATAAATCGTTGGAGATTGGTTTTTGTTCTCACATTGTGGAATAACTCTcgctcttcctcttcctcttcccctgCCACCAAGCGTAATGACACCGGGCGTTCCATATCTCCCATGTATCCCATCCCTCTTGCGAAGGACACCCTCACATTTTACAAGCCTATCAAACCATCCAGCCTAGCCCCCCCCCAACTCTCTAACCCAAAAGCAAATTAGATCCATTTTTCCTCGCTATTCTCGCCCTCAATCGCCAAAGGCAACAAAATCTGCCCGGGTGGTTTGCTTATTTGCTTCTTGACCAACTGCTCGTCGCACTTGCAATGTGCTCCTTACTAATGATAGATTGATCTCCATCAATTCACCCCAATCTCATCGACACCATCACAATTCATCGCAAATGATCATCACGACTACCAGTTCGACCGTTTAATCCCCCTCATCGCCGGTCTAGATTCAGTCGTCAATGTAGATGGAGTCGTAATCGACCTTGTTTCCGACCGCAATAATAAGAGTTCGCTCAAACCAACACTCGTTTAACATCTTGCCTACTTTACTTTCCACCTCGACATCGCGACCGTATCGTATCGTGTCGTGTCGTATCACTTCGTTCTTTCAGCGCCGGCAACATCCATTTGAGTTTCGATCAATTCATCTTTACTTTTAcgatttttcatttcattgctCTCGCAGCTTATACCCAATtcgacttttctttttctgttcCCACCACTCACCTTCCTCGAGCCGGCTCTCTTCCGTTGTCTTTAACCAACAATCACATACAGGCTAAGCCTTCAAGCACCAACACCTTTCGATTTCCTCGATTTATCCCAAAGCCAACCTTGACTCCTTCACtctcaatttatttaatacgGCATCGTAGAATATCGCACTCGGGACCGGAAAGATGGCGTATTACGAATGTAGGTCAAATTCTTCGCAAGGTAATAATTTGTTGCTAATCAATTGCAGCATCTTTCCCTACTCTATTTCGACGATGTGTTGAATGCGATGGAGCCAGTCCAGCATGTCCGAGTTGTGCCGATGATGAGATTTGTTCCCTCGTCCCACCGACTTGTACAGCATGTCAACAGACTGTGTGTGTGGCTTCCTCTGCTGCACCTTCGACGACTGTTAGttcgtcttcatcgtcaaAATCCGGTCCAAATGCAGGCGCTATTGCGGGAGGAGTTATCGGCGGAGTCTTAGCTGTCGCAACCGTTACTTATCTCGTATGGAGGTTCTGCATCAAAACGAAACGACAACAATTCGAGCAAGATGATTGGATAGAGAACCAAGAGCAAGCCAATGCAGAGAAAGATTTCGCAATGCGAAGGGACGCAAGAGCTTCTACGCATACTGTTGGATCAATTGCATCGACAGTGCTGACACGAGCATCGAACATCATTCAAATCGCATACATCCCAGGTGTCACCAACAGATCCACTCCATCCACTCCAGGTCTCCTTGTTCCTCCGGTTCCTCCGATCCCAATTGCTCTATCAAACTCATCTGGATCGCCAAGATATGAGCAAGAACATTTCTTCATGCCAGGAGATCTACGTGACTCAACGTACAGTGGAATTAGTGCAATTGGGGAACGAAACTCGTACGCACGGAATAGTGTGGCGTCTACTATTTACGGAAAACAAGCTATCGTATCACCCGTTCCAGCGCAGACAGTCATCCGAGGAAAAGCAGCTGTTGTCAGTGTCAACAAAGCCGGTGGAGGTTCGTCTGGCGGCACCATCACACCACCAGTTCCAAGcgttgatttcaaaaaatactCTGAAAACCCACCAAGCCCAGCATTCTCTGTGGGCAGTACATTCTTGAATGCTGCTAGTGCTGCGACGATGACCAAACCACAAGTCATTCGAGTGAATTCTAGCTTGTCAAAAGCAACTTCACTTGAGCCTACAAAACCCACAGGAGTCCCATCATCGTTATTTCCCCGAGACTCTAATGCTATCACTTTAATCGAGGATGGCACCCCAATCACACCTCAAGGACCTTTTAGTGATCCTCCCGACACGAGTCGAAAATCAGACGCTAGTTTATCAGCCATGACACAAGATGCAACAAAAAAGTCACAAGGGGATGTATTCTCAGACCAACATGAAGTAAAGGAATAGCGGGTCATCTTTTGATACGACATATTTCTTTTGGGAAGCGATTTTGACATAGGAGGTCACCCGTCTGGTTACGATTTGGTTTACTTGTTTCTTTCAACCCTCTATGTACTTGGAGGAGGGGCGGATCCCCATTTTGATGGTTCACAAATGGTGTGGTAGGGTGTTCAAGGGGTATCTTATGATTGGCAatgatttgttattttttttgagtgatttttttttctgggGATGTGTTTTTTATATCATCCTATCTTGGTACTTTACCTACTTTTGAAGGATTCCATAGACGATGTCAATACCAATGAATCTGTTCAGCAATTTTAAGGGATGTAAAATGAAGTGGGATGATGGAATGTTTGCATGTGATGTTTTATTGTAATACGTaggaataatatatatatattttttttttcagagAAAGGAGGAGTGGCTTTGTTGTATGTTGGGAATGATATAGGTGATACTGTGGTACTGCTGCATGCAGTATTGCAGGACACGAGGGAAAGATGTTGAAAGTGAAAGTGAAAGTTAAAGCGGCAGAGatggatatagatatttagatatttaggtaggtaggtagagaGATAGAGGGATAGaggaatggatgatttgttgtgaatttggaatttggaatttggaatttgagggtatggtaatggtaatggtaatggcaatgtatgtatgtatatgaaaTTGTATCATTCATAGGCGCAGGATATTGTGGTGGTGTGTAGCTTGGTttggggaggaagggagagggagagggagagggagagggggagagagtagtagatatgatatgtatgtttgtatgtttgtttgtttattaCAGGAGTagtgatagatagataggtgtaggaattggaatttggaattgaaattggaagtggaagtggaagtggaagaggTGTTGGAATGGGTTTTAATGgtatatgtttatattttacatttttattttattttatttattttatatacagctgattggattggattgtaGAAGTTTGTGACTGGTGTTTTCGTGCGATTTGCGTTCAGATATCGTGGCTGACTATTGACTATGGTTCTTAAACTGATTGTACCTAGTGGAGTAGTAGGTTCGTTGGGTATTTGGgtatttgattatttgattaattatttgaacATTGGAACATTGGAACACTTGAACACTTGATCATTTATTGGGTCGATTTGGCATGGCAGAgtatagcatagcatagcatagcatagcatagcatgaTATAGCatgagatgatatgatatgatataatgcAATAAAATGCCTCGTCTCGTCTTGTCCTTTCTTGGGACGTCTTGGTAGGCAGGTCGTCTGGGTAGGTACctagtaaataaataaataaatggcatgggaaagaaaatgtAGGTTTATGCATCTTCTCTCGTTTATGCATTTTGGGGAATCTGTGGTAGGTTTTGGGATTGGGTTGTGGGTTTGAAGGCGAGGcgaggcaaggcaaggcgATTCAGATTTCGCAATTCGTAATTTGTGAggttggggaggggaggggaggggaggaggtgaggagaggaggaagggTTCTTGGGAAATTGGGAAGTTGGGTATTGGGGGGCTCGCTACCGGtgtttttggggggaagacagagagagagagagagggcgagaaatagaaagaaagaagggaagaaagacagagagagagagaggaagatgaaaagGTAAAAATTGGAGGTAGgaggtgtggtgtggtgtggtgtggtgtgggaCTAGTAGGTACTAGACTAACTAGGTGGCTAGGTAGGTACGTACTTCTAGAGTCTGGATTGGATATTCGATACAGACATAATGGCCGAGACTGcgagattgatttgatagattGGTAGCTTCGTAGATTGGTAGATGGGGAGAATATCAGAAATTGGATTTTCGCTTCATCTTACTGCCCTTACCTAGGTACGTACTCACTCTTCTTCTGGTGTTTTTCATTCAATTGGGTCTTGGATGGGTTCTTGTACATATCACATCTGATTTTAGTCGGTTGgttgttggggttggggttgagattgggattgggattgggattggg
Above is a genomic segment from Botrytis cinerea B05.10 chromosome 4, complete sequence containing:
- the BcCHSIIIa gene encoding BcCHSIIIa, with translation MAYSGNGGYDEHKLQDLPPGGGNYHHPQDEEEGALPLLDSGGHGGPFNSPYDSHSQGGLRANTPPVRPVSAYSLTETYANDPQPYSSDYNSSHTYNEQLEDNPYPQTDTPLSRAGTTSTEAWRQRQAPQAGGLKRYATRKVKLVQGSVLSVDHPVPSAIKNAIQQKYRNDLEGGSEEFTHMRYTAATCDPDEFTLKNGYNLRPAMYNRHTELLIAVTYYNEDKQLTARTLHGVMQNIRDIVNLKKSDFWNVGGPAWQKIVVCLVFDGIDPCDKDTLDVLATIGIYQDGVMKKDVDGKETVAHVFEYTTQLSVTASQQLIRPTEGDANCLPPVQMMFCLKAKNTKKINSHRWLFNAFGRLLNPEVCILLDAGTKPGPKSLLSLWEGFYNDKDLGGACGEIHAMLGKGGKKLLNPLVAGQNFEYKISNILDKPLESSFGYVSVLPGAFSAYRFRAIMGRPLEQYFHGDHTLSKILGKKGIEGMNIFKKNMFLAEDRILCFELVAKAGSKWHLTYIKAAKGETDVPEGAAEFIGQRRRWLNGSFAAGMYSIMHFGRMYKSGHNIVRMFFLHIQFLYNVFSNFLSWFMLSSFWLTTTVIMDLVGTPTAASDTTALHHGWPFGDTATPIINTILKYLYLGFLLVQFILALGNRPKGSKATYIVSFVVFGVINLYVLVLSMYLVVRAFSSGDSLDTSSAKDFFESFFGDSSSSGAGIIILALAATFGLYFVASFMYMDPWHMFHSFGPYLLLMSSYINILMVYAFSNWHDVSWGTKGSDKAEALPSAKTTKVDGKAAVIEEIDRPQEDIDSQFEATVKRALSPFVPEVEDESKTLEDSYKSFRTKLLISWVFSNALLAVAITSDSVDGFGFGNTASIRTAKFFEILLYSTAFLALIRFLGCSYFLFKSGIMCCFMRR